One genomic window of Corynebacterium pseudotuberculosis includes the following:
- a CDS encoding FecCD family ABC transporter permease, which translates to MREQTLRNPRTLCPVIIVFSVIALGCVIIAATLVGAVGIGPGDVIREFLGGQALSERHHAIVLNVRLPRVMLAVIVGAVLATAGATYQAVFHNPLADPYLLGVSAGAGLGVTLAVIFGATMGLGLGGAGIVGAAFVGGVAAVAVTCVCAGMAGGQSRSDATTVVLAGVAVAACASAAQTFVQQRNIDTIQRIYAWMLGSLNTAGWSTVGLVILPVTLCVVLLCLSARLLDVITLGDEEAAALGVHPQRARLMLVGVATLGTSVVVSVSGLIGFVGIIVPHAVRLVAGPAHRYLMPLTVIWGGIFLLIADTVGRTALAPAELPVGVVTAFVGSPFFLFVLHRHRRGRS; encoded by the coding sequence ATGCGAGAACAAACCCTTAGAAACCCTAGAACGCTATGTCCAGTGATCATAGTGTTCAGCGTGATCGCGTTGGGTTGCGTGATCATTGCAGCGACCCTGGTGGGGGCGGTCGGCATTGGCCCTGGGGATGTGATCCGAGAGTTTCTTGGCGGGCAGGCGTTGAGCGAGCGCCACCATGCGATAGTGCTCAATGTTCGATTGCCAAGGGTTATGCTGGCCGTGATTGTGGGAGCCGTGCTTGCTACAGCAGGTGCCACCTATCAAGCGGTGTTTCATAATCCCTTAGCGGATCCCTATCTGTTGGGCGTAAGCGCTGGCGCGGGTCTTGGAGTCACGTTAGCGGTGATCTTTGGGGCCACCATGGGCTTGGGCCTCGGTGGCGCGGGAATCGTCGGCGCGGCTTTTGTAGGCGGCGTTGCTGCGGTTGCTGTGACATGTGTATGTGCTGGCATGGCGGGCGGCCAGTCACGGTCAGATGCTACGACCGTGGTTCTTGCAGGTGTGGCGGTTGCCGCGTGTGCTTCTGCAGCGCAGACCTTTGTGCAACAGCGCAATATAGACACCATTCAGCGTATCTATGCGTGGATGCTGGGAAGCCTGAATACTGCAGGCTGGTCAACGGTGGGCTTGGTGATACTACCCGTGACGTTGTGCGTTGTGCTGCTCTGTCTGAGTGCTCGCCTGTTAGACGTGATCACGCTAGGTGATGAGGAAGCCGCCGCATTGGGCGTACATCCGCAACGCGCACGATTAATGCTGGTAGGGGTAGCCACGCTAGGAACTTCCGTGGTGGTCTCAGTATCTGGGCTTATCGGCTTTGTCGGGATTATCGTCCCGCATGCGGTTCGTCTTGTGGCTGGTCCGGCTCATCGATACCTGATGCCGCTTACTGTGATCTGGGGAGGCATTTTCCTCCTTATCGCAGACACCGTAGGAAGGACCGCCCTAGCACCGGCTGAATTGCCGGTGGGAGTGGTCACGGCTTTTGTCGGTTCTCCTTTCTTTCTTTTTGTTCTGCATCGTCATCGTCGGGGAAGGTCGTAG
- a CDS encoding ABC transporter ATP-binding protein, translated as MLDVRSLCFSYASTRLMALEYVSMCCSKGQWLSLIGPNGCGKSTLLSVIAGVRRQASGEVYVDGASARMRKRKEWARTVALMPQHPTLPEGMRVIDYIKLGRYPHRSTNNDLIERAICDLDLQSFVASSITELSGGELQRVALARALVQEPAVLLLDEPTSALDIGRAQEVLELVDALRAARGLTVIAAMHDLTLAAEYSDEVMLLDRGRVVAHGTPVEVLTRETIENLYEATVDVTFMDSAPAVIPRRKRVLPRASS; from the coding sequence ATGCTCGACGTACGTAGCCTCTGCTTTTCTTATGCCAGTACGCGTCTTATGGCCTTGGAATACGTGAGTATGTGCTGTTCCAAGGGACAGTGGCTATCTCTAATTGGGCCTAATGGGTGCGGAAAATCTACGTTGCTCAGCGTGATCGCGGGGGTGCGTCGGCAAGCATCGGGCGAAGTGTATGTGGACGGTGCGTCCGCGCGCATGCGGAAGCGGAAAGAATGGGCGCGCACGGTGGCGCTTATGCCACAGCACCCGACGCTTCCGGAGGGGATGCGGGTGATCGACTACATCAAGCTTGGACGCTATCCCCATCGCTCTACCAACAATGACCTGATAGAGCGCGCTATTTGCGACCTCGATCTGCAGAGTTTTGTTGCCTCATCCATAACTGAGTTATCAGGGGGAGAGCTGCAGCGAGTAGCCCTAGCGCGCGCTTTAGTGCAAGAGCCTGCTGTTTTGCTTCTCGACGAGCCCACCTCGGCCTTGGACATCGGGCGGGCACAGGAAGTACTTGAGCTTGTCGACGCACTCCGCGCCGCGCGAGGACTCACCGTTATTGCGGCTATGCATGACCTGACACTGGCCGCAGAATATAGCGATGAGGTGATGCTGCTTGATCGGGGGCGCGTAGTTGCGCATGGAACCCCGGTAGAAGTGCTTACTCGGGAAACCATAGAAAATCTCTATGAGGCCACTGTAGATGTGACTTTTATGGACAGCGCGCCGGCCGTGATCCCACGGCGGAAGCGGGTTCTCCCCAGAGCATCCTCTTAA
- the glf gene encoding UDP-galactopyranose mutase: protein MKEFDLIVVGSGLFGLTIAERAASQLNKKVLIVERRSHMGGNAYSEAEPETGIEIHKYGAHLFHTSNKRVWEYVNQFTDFTNYQHRVFAMHNGTAYQFPMGLGLINQFFGKYYSPDEARALIAEQASEIDSAKAANLEEKAISLIGRPLYEAFIRDYTAKQWQTDPKELPAGNITRLPVRYTFDNRYFNDDYEGLPVDGYAAWLERMADSENIEILLDTDWFEVRDEIRAANPDAPVVYTGPLDRYFDFAEGDLGWRTLDFETEVLETGDFQGTPVMNYNDAEFPYTRIHEFRHFHPERAGQYPSDKTVIMKEFSRFAEEGDEPYYPINTPEDREKLEAYRKLAAAEARENKVLFGGRLGTYQYLDMHMAIGAALSMFDNKLVPYFNEGQPIEQERGH, encoded by the coding sequence ATGAAGGAATTTGATCTCATTGTCGTAGGCTCAGGTCTCTTTGGACTCACCATTGCAGAGCGCGCCGCTAGCCAGCTCAACAAAAAGGTGCTCATTGTTGAACGCCGCAGTCACATGGGCGGAAACGCCTATTCTGAAGCTGAACCTGAGACTGGCATAGAGATCCACAAGTATGGTGCACACCTCTTCCACACGTCTAACAAGCGCGTGTGGGAGTACGTCAATCAATTCACGGATTTCACCAACTACCAGCATCGCGTGTTTGCCATGCACAATGGCACTGCGTACCAATTCCCCATGGGTTTGGGCCTGATTAACCAGTTCTTTGGCAAGTATTACTCGCCAGATGAGGCCCGCGCGCTGATCGCGGAACAGGCTTCTGAGATTGATTCCGCTAAAGCAGCAAACCTGGAAGAAAAGGCAATTTCCCTCATCGGGCGCCCGCTCTACGAGGCGTTTATCCGCGATTACACGGCTAAGCAGTGGCAGACAGACCCCAAGGAACTTCCTGCCGGGAACATCACGCGCCTACCTGTCCGCTACACCTTTGATAATCGCTATTTCAATGATGATTATGAGGGCCTTCCCGTCGATGGCTATGCAGCATGGCTTGAGCGGATGGCTGACAGTGAAAATATCGAGATTCTTCTGGATACAGACTGGTTTGAGGTGCGCGATGAGATTCGTGCTGCAAACCCTGATGCACCCGTTGTATACACAGGACCACTGGATCGCTACTTTGACTTTGCAGAAGGCGATCTGGGCTGGCGCACCCTGGACTTTGAGACCGAAGTCCTAGAGACTGGTGACTTCCAGGGCACGCCGGTGATGAACTACAACGATGCTGAGTTCCCTTACACCCGCATCCACGAGTTCCGTCACTTCCATCCCGAGCGCGCGGGGCAGTATCCTTCAGACAAAACCGTGATTATGAAGGAATTCTCTCGCTTTGCAGAGGAAGGCGATGAGCCTTATTACCCGATTAACACCCCTGAAGATCGGGAGAAACTTGAGGCATATCGCAAACTAGCTGCGGCAGAAGCGCGGGAGAACAAGGTTCTTTTTGGTGGGCGCTTGGGAACCTACCAATACCTGGATATGCACATGGCTATTGGTGCCGCTCTGAGCATGTTTGATAATAAGCTCGTCCCCTATTTCAACGAGGGACAACCAATCGAGCAAGAGCGCGGGCACTAA